From one Nonomuraea polychroma genomic stretch:
- a CDS encoding carbohydrate-binding protein, whose product MSLRRPRTALLSAGVALTMAAAGLVMAAEASAAVTRYEAENAPATCDGFIESNHAGFSGSGFCNGNNAAGAAAQFTVTAAAAGDATIAIRYANGGTASRPADVLVNGAVAHAASAFDPTGAWTTWVTKTLTVTLNAGDNTIRLSPTAADGLANIDYLETDQGGGPTPTGRQMEDLNRGLVSVRSGTGNLVSWRLLGTESASTGFNLYRGSTKLNSSPLTGATNYLDNGAPGDASYTVRAVVNGVEQAASEPSLRFAGGNYLDVPISRPGSNYTAGDASVGDADGDGQYEIFLKWDPSDQKDNSQSGITSNVYIDAYRLNGQRLWRIDLGRNIRAGAHYTQFQVYDYDGDGRAELAVKTGDGTVSGTGQVIGNGSALHRNSSGYIITGPEYLTMFNGLTGAAMSTVNFEPARGNINDWGDNYGNRGDRFLAGTAYLDGQRPSLIMGRGYYAKSAIAAWDFRDGQLTRRWKFDSSSAGSQWTGRGAHSLSIADVDGNGTDEIIYGGMTINANGTGRYTTSFYAHGDALHVGDFVPSRAGKEIWMIHEQSSGASATLRDANTGSIIMQKNNTCGCEGPARGVAADIHAGNAGGEFWGSGTGLGSLFNASGGSVGRNPSSYNFLAWWDADPVRELLDGNHVDKYGTSGDTRLLTASGAHSINGTKATPSLSGDLFGDWREEIILPRDDNAALRIYATTSQTDRRIYTLMHDAQYRVAIAWQNTAYNQPPHPSFFLGNGMSTPPRPDIYVR is encoded by the coding sequence ATGTCCTTACGTAGACCACGCACCGCGCTGCTGTCCGCCGGCGTCGCGCTGACGATGGCCGCCGCAGGCCTCGTCATGGCCGCGGAAGCCTCCGCGGCGGTGACCCGCTACGAGGCGGAAAACGCACCGGCCACGTGCGACGGCTTCATCGAGTCGAACCACGCCGGCTTCTCCGGCAGCGGATTCTGCAACGGCAACAACGCGGCCGGCGCGGCGGCACAGTTCACCGTGACCGCGGCCGCGGCCGGCGATGCCACCATCGCGATCCGGTACGCCAACGGCGGGACCGCGAGCCGTCCCGCGGACGTGCTGGTCAACGGCGCGGTCGCACATGCCGCCAGCGCGTTCGACCCCACCGGCGCCTGGACGACCTGGGTCACCAAGACGCTGACCGTCACGCTGAACGCCGGCGACAACACCATCCGGTTGAGCCCGACCGCCGCCGACGGCCTGGCCAACATCGACTACTTGGAGACGGACCAGGGCGGCGGCCCAACCCCGACCGGCCGCCAGATGGAGGATCTCAACCGCGGCCTGGTCAGCGTGCGTTCCGGGACGGGCAACCTGGTGTCCTGGCGGCTGCTGGGCACCGAGAGCGCCAGCACCGGGTTCAACCTCTACCGGGGCTCGACCAAGCTGAACTCCTCGCCTCTCACCGGCGCCACCAACTACCTGGACAACGGCGCGCCAGGGGACGCCTCCTATACCGTCCGAGCGGTCGTGAACGGGGTGGAGCAGGCCGCGTCCGAGCCGTCGCTGCGCTTTGCCGGCGGCAACTACCTGGACGTGCCGATCTCCCGGCCGGGAAGCAACTACACCGCCGGGGACGCGAGCGTCGGCGACGCGGACGGCGATGGCCAGTACGAGATCTTCCTCAAGTGGGACCCCAGCGACCAGAAGGACAATTCCCAGTCCGGCATCACCAGCAATGTCTACATCGATGCGTACCGGCTCAACGGCCAGCGGCTGTGGCGCATCGACCTGGGCCGCAACATCCGGGCCGGCGCGCACTACACGCAGTTCCAGGTCTACGACTACGACGGCGACGGCCGGGCCGAGCTGGCGGTCAAGACCGGTGACGGCACCGTCTCCGGCACCGGACAGGTGATCGGCAACGGCAGCGCCCTGCACCGCAACTCCTCCGGCTACATCATCACCGGTCCCGAATACCTGACCATGTTCAACGGGCTCACCGGCGCGGCCATGTCCACGGTGAACTTCGAGCCGGCCCGCGGCAACATCAACGACTGGGGCGACAACTACGGCAACCGCGGCGACCGGTTCCTGGCCGGTACGGCGTACCTGGACGGGCAGCGCCCCAGCCTCATCATGGGCCGCGGCTACTACGCCAAGAGCGCGATCGCCGCCTGGGACTTCCGCGACGGCCAGCTCACCCGGCGCTGGAAGTTCGACTCCAGCAGCGCCGGCAGCCAGTGGACCGGCCGCGGCGCGCACTCGCTGTCCATCGCCGACGTCGACGGCAACGGCACCGACGAGATCATCTACGGCGGCATGACCATCAACGCCAACGGCACCGGCCGCTACACCACCAGCTTCTACGCCCACGGCGACGCCCTGCACGTCGGAGACTTCGTGCCCAGCCGTGCCGGCAAGGAGATCTGGATGATCCACGAGCAGAGCTCCGGCGCCTCCGCCACGCTGCGCGATGCCAACACCGGCTCGATCATCATGCAGAAGAACAACACCTGCGGCTGCGAAGGCCCGGCTCGCGGCGTGGCCGCGGACATCCACGCCGGCAACGCCGGCGGCGAGTTCTGGGGGTCCGGCACCGGCCTGGGCAGCCTCTTCAACGCCTCCGGCGGCAGTGTCGGGCGCAACCCCAGCAGCTATAACTTCCTGGCCTGGTGGGACGCCGACCCGGTACGGGAACTGCTGGACGGCAACCACGTCGACAAATACGGCACCAGCGGCGACACGCGCCTGCTCACCGCCTCCGGCGCGCACTCCATCAACGGCACCAAGGCCACGCCGTCACTGTCCGGCGACCTGTTCGGCGACTGGCGCGAGGAGATCATCCTGCCCCGGGACGACAACGCCGCGCTGCGCATCTACGCCACCACCAGCCAGACCGACCGGCGCATCTACACCCTGATGCACGACGCCCAATACCGCGTCGCCATCGCCTGGCAGAACACCGCCTACAACCAGCCGCCACACCCCAGCTTCTTCCTCGGCAACGGCATGAGCACCCCGCCGAGGCCCGACATCTACGTCCGCTGA
- a CDS encoding discoidin domain-containing protein has translation MPGPPGSSRLVVLAFLTLVMGLMAVPLATPAGAVTDLALGKAATADSSQSGRGPSLANDGDTATRWCAADGRTGHWWQVDLGSAVTLSGTEVRWEFARTYRYHVSVSTDGTAWTRVADRTASTTAAQVQSDAFTATARYVRITVTGLAASTWASITDFKVFGTDTGTPPGPEPDPALRSRCTGTSPITCHFDVQPGNYDVTVVLGDPAGPGVTSVQAEARRTVLPAVSTAAGSYARYSFTLNVRQPEGQPTGQGGTGRPGLDLVFSGQTPKLNGIGLAPASGPVLYLAGDSTVCDQPASPYTGWGQQLPQYFKLGLSVANYGDSGESSGSFLSNAALFPAMKPLIRSGDMVLIQFGHNDKSTTASAFASNLTSLVTQVRSQGGTPVLVTPPVRRLFAADGTLTSTALHVNGVGANLPATMRQVAAAQNTSLIDLTAASEALVEGLGPNASAALYLTELNDNTHFSAHGANEMAKLVLQRMRELNLSPVPYLR, from the coding sequence GTGCCCGGACCGCCGGGTTCTTCGAGACTCGTCGTTCTCGCCTTCCTCACCCTCGTGATGGGCCTGATGGCCGTACCGCTCGCGACCCCGGCCGGAGCGGTGACGGATCTGGCGCTGGGCAAGGCCGCGACTGCCGACTCCAGCCAGTCCGGTCGCGGACCGTCCCTGGCCAACGACGGCGACACCGCCACCCGCTGGTGCGCCGCCGACGGCAGGACCGGCCACTGGTGGCAGGTCGACCTCGGAAGCGCGGTGACGCTGAGTGGCACCGAGGTGCGCTGGGAGTTCGCCCGCACCTACAGGTACCACGTCTCGGTCTCCACCGACGGCACGGCCTGGACGCGGGTGGCCGACCGGACGGCCAGCACGACCGCCGCCCAGGTGCAGAGCGACGCCTTCACCGCGACCGCGCGGTACGTGCGGATCACGGTGACCGGGCTCGCCGCGTCGACGTGGGCGAGTATCACCGACTTCAAGGTCTTCGGCACCGACACCGGCACCCCGCCGGGGCCGGAGCCGGATCCGGCACTGCGTTCCAGGTGCACCGGCACCTCGCCGATCACCTGCCACTTCGACGTCCAGCCGGGCAACTACGACGTGACCGTGGTCTTGGGTGACCCGGCCGGCCCGGGCGTGACCAGCGTGCAGGCGGAGGCCCGCCGTACGGTGTTGCCTGCTGTATCGACTGCGGCGGGCTCGTATGCGCGGTATTCGTTCACGCTGAACGTGCGCCAGCCGGAAGGGCAGCCGACCGGGCAGGGCGGCACCGGGAGGCCCGGGCTTGACCTGGTCTTTTCCGGGCAGACGCCGAAGCTGAACGGGATCGGGCTGGCCCCGGCGAGCGGGCCGGTGCTGTATCTCGCGGGCGACTCGACCGTCTGCGACCAGCCGGCCTCGCCGTACACCGGGTGGGGGCAGCAGCTCCCGCAGTACTTCAAGCTGGGCCTGTCGGTGGCCAACTACGGCGACTCGGGCGAGAGCTCGGGCAGCTTCCTGTCCAACGCGGCGCTGTTCCCCGCGATGAAGCCGCTGATCCGGAGCGGCGACATGGTGCTGATCCAGTTCGGGCACAACGACAAGTCGACGACGGCCTCGGCGTTCGCCTCGAACCTGACCAGCCTGGTGACCCAGGTGCGGTCGCAGGGTGGGACGCCGGTGCTGGTCACGCCTCCGGTGCGTCGGCTGTTCGCCGCCGACGGCACGCTGACGTCGACGGCGCTGCACGTCAACGGTGTGGGCGCCAATCTCCCGGCGACGATGCGGCAGGTGGCGGCCGCGCAGAACACGTCGCTCATCGACCTGACCGCTGCGAGCGAGGCGCTGGTGGAGGGGCTCGGCCCGAACGCCTCGGCCGCGCTCTACCTGACCGAGCTGAATGACAACACGCACTTCTCCGCGCACGGCGCCAACGAGATGGCCAAGCTCGTCCTGCAGCGCATGCGCGAGCTGAACCTGTCGCCGGTGCCGTACCTGCGATAA
- a CDS encoding glycoside hydrolase family 53 protein, protein MKRILVALALCAAATVPVGQPAHAAAASLSMLGADVSSLQRALDLGAKYYDAGGVQRDPLDILKGVGVNYARLRIWNNPISGYNNKAKVLQQARAVKAKGLKLMVDFHYSDTWADPGKQYKPAAWAGHGISQLQTDVYDYTYDVCTSLKAQGTVPDSVQIGNEINTGMLWNDGRVTNNDFTNLSLLLKAGYNATKACNPGTQVIIHTALAESLSSARRFYDGIRAKGVSWDITALSYYCMWHGTTSNLSTVIADMRARYGKDVVIAETAYPFTADNADSTRNVVTSGCSGYRMTWQGQGAQFAAVQSTARNAGAIGVFYWEPTWYAVPGNGWDPANIASSGNEWDNMAVFNWTGHINPHVRWTP, encoded by the coding sequence ATGAAAAGGATCTTGGTGGCGTTGGCGTTATGCGCCGCCGCGACCGTCCCCGTTGGGCAACCAGCCCACGCTGCCGCCGCATCGCTCAGCATGCTCGGCGCAGACGTCTCCTCCTTGCAACGAGCGCTGGACCTGGGCGCGAAGTACTACGACGCCGGTGGCGTGCAGCGAGATCCGCTGGACATCCTCAAGGGGGTAGGCGTCAACTACGCCCGCCTGCGGATCTGGAACAACCCGATCAGCGGCTACAACAACAAGGCCAAGGTGCTGCAGCAGGCCAGGGCGGTCAAGGCCAAAGGGTTGAAGCTGATGGTCGACTTCCACTACTCCGACACCTGGGCCGACCCCGGCAAGCAGTACAAGCCGGCCGCCTGGGCCGGCCACGGCATCAGCCAGCTGCAGACCGACGTCTACGACTACACCTACGACGTGTGCACCAGCCTCAAGGCGCAGGGCACCGTCCCGGACAGCGTCCAGATCGGCAACGAGATCAACACCGGCATGCTGTGGAACGACGGCAGGGTGACCAACAACGACTTCACGAACCTGAGCCTCCTGCTCAAGGCCGGTTACAACGCGACCAAGGCGTGCAACCCCGGCACCCAGGTGATCATCCACACGGCATTGGCGGAGAGCCTGTCCTCTGCCCGCAGGTTCTACGACGGGATCCGGGCCAAGGGCGTGTCCTGGGACATCACCGCCCTGTCGTACTACTGCATGTGGCACGGCACGACGTCCAACCTGTCCACGGTCATCGCCGACATGCGGGCCCGGTACGGCAAGGACGTGGTGATCGCCGAGACCGCCTACCCCTTCACCGCCGACAACGCCGACTCCACGCGCAACGTGGTGACCTCGGGCTGCTCGGGGTACCGGATGACCTGGCAGGGGCAGGGCGCGCAGTTCGCGGCGGTGCAGAGCACCGCTCGTAACGCGGGTGCGATCGGGGTCTTCTACTGGGAGCCGACCTGGTACGCCGTGCCCGGCAACGGCTGGGACCCGGCGAACATCGCGAGCAGCGGTAACGAGTGGGACAACATGGCCGTCTTCAACTGGACCGGTCACATCAACCCCCACGTCCGGTGGACACCGTAG
- a CDS encoding glycosyl hydrolase 53 family protein: protein MTHPIRRILGITTAISLACGAAVFGPALPASALYGDVQIKPIESNISAKSWAGVKVSSGASTADLAIDQDDQTAWIAEGTPSSQWLTLDLGGAYDNVRKVRVVFPDPGAVYQYVIESSANGAGWHVIADHSANHRPGRGSVDLLTQSGTRYVRVRITGTSPGATVGISELSVYNYLREELVLGSDASWVDNDVAEGRNYWVNPLEADRGAGPHLLDVLKDRGFEYTRLRIFNEPRSEGTGDLLATPYQGPERSAEVAKWVKARNMGLGIDFHYADSWADPSKQPKPRAWAQLEFGDLTKAVYDYTYAYIERLIEQGTTPDKVAVGNEIANGFMFGSEAALAGVTNPAYFRNQPEIYQSQPGGGLLWNYWRSTDPDQQRLYDEAWDRFATLSAAGIRAVRDVSAAHGKDIKVETHIVTSGIEGKTLEFWNQYLTRIKAKGADTDVIAHSYYPQWHGSPEYYESIINAVAAAHPKYKIEVAETSYPASGGGGTPLPNSPYPRTVQGQADALQRVFQIANDIPNNQGLGVLAWEPARWESLFRAVPGMTRTYEPNASIDVFTKSHASHVVEDTVYSAVLVGDEIALPDSVRVLTTADGSTKPAPVVWDAVPDGGTSAAGRLTIRGSTTFGSVTAVVDVVDAYAGLHCDRTITGQYSGQLKVTGGVTCLDGATMSGPVSVQAGASLQVNDAVISGRVNAEGAGTVVVCGTQIFGPVSVSGGSSVTFGNPRLGCARNTIIGRLAVTGTQWWNVIAGNAVNGPLSCSNNAVPPVNNGFTNAVTGPKSGQCSTL, encoded by the coding sequence ATGACGCATCCCATCCGCAGGATATTAGGCATCACCACCGCAATCTCTCTGGCTTGCGGCGCAGCAGTATTCGGGCCGGCCCTCCCGGCCTCCGCACTCTACGGCGATGTGCAGATCAAGCCGATCGAGAGCAACATCAGCGCCAAATCATGGGCCGGCGTCAAGGTCAGCAGCGGGGCGTCCACCGCCGACCTGGCGATCGACCAGGACGACCAGACGGCGTGGATCGCCGAGGGCACACCTTCGAGCCAATGGCTGACGCTTGATCTCGGCGGGGCGTACGACAACGTGAGGAAAGTCCGGGTCGTCTTCCCGGACCCGGGGGCGGTCTACCAGTACGTGATCGAGTCGTCAGCGAACGGCGCCGGCTGGCACGTCATCGCCGACCATTCGGCCAACCACCGACCAGGCCGCGGCTCGGTCGACCTCTTGACCCAGTCGGGGACAAGGTACGTACGGGTGAGGATCACGGGAACGTCGCCCGGCGCGACCGTGGGGATCAGTGAACTCAGCGTTTACAACTACCTGCGCGAGGAGTTGGTGCTCGGCTCCGACGCCTCCTGGGTCGACAACGACGTCGCCGAAGGGCGCAACTACTGGGTGAACCCCTTGGAGGCGGATCGAGGCGCGGGGCCGCACCTGCTCGACGTGCTCAAGGATCGTGGCTTCGAATACACCCGGCTGCGCATCTTCAACGAACCCCGCAGCGAGGGCACGGGCGATCTGCTGGCCACGCCGTACCAGGGCCCGGAGCGATCGGCTGAGGTGGCCAAGTGGGTCAAGGCACGGAACATGGGCCTGGGCATCGACTTCCACTACGCCGACTCGTGGGCCGATCCCTCGAAGCAACCCAAGCCGCGGGCCTGGGCCCAGCTCGAGTTCGGTGATCTGACCAAAGCGGTGTACGACTACACCTACGCCTACATCGAGCGGCTGATCGAGCAGGGCACGACACCCGACAAGGTGGCCGTCGGCAACGAGATCGCGAACGGCTTCATGTTCGGCAGCGAGGCCGCGCTGGCCGGCGTGACCAACCCGGCGTACTTCCGGAACCAGCCAGAGATCTACCAGTCGCAACCCGGCGGCGGCCTGCTCTGGAACTACTGGCGCTCCACCGACCCGGACCAGCAGCGGCTGTACGACGAGGCGTGGGACCGCTTTGCCACGCTCTCCGCAGCGGGTATCCGCGCGGTCCGGGACGTGTCGGCCGCCCACGGCAAGGACATCAAGGTCGAGACGCACATCGTCACCAGCGGCATCGAGGGCAAGACGCTCGAGTTCTGGAACCAGTACCTGACCCGGATCAAGGCCAAGGGCGCCGACACGGACGTCATCGCCCACTCGTACTACCCGCAATGGCACGGGTCACCGGAGTACTACGAGTCCATCATCAACGCCGTGGCGGCAGCGCACCCCAAGTACAAGATCGAGGTTGCCGAGACGTCGTACCCGGCCTCGGGTGGCGGAGGAACCCCGCTTCCCAACTCGCCGTATCCGCGAACCGTCCAGGGGCAGGCGGACGCCCTGCAGCGCGTGTTCCAGATCGCCAACGACATCCCGAACAACCAGGGACTGGGCGTGCTGGCGTGGGAGCCGGCGAGATGGGAATCCTTGTTCCGCGCTGTTCCCGGAATGACGCGTACGTATGAGCCGAACGCGTCGATCGATGTCTTCACCAAGAGTCACGCATCGCACGTGGTGGAGGACACCGTGTACTCGGCCGTACTGGTCGGCGACGAAATCGCTCTACCGGATTCGGTGCGGGTGCTGACCACGGCGGATGGTTCGACCAAGCCGGCCCCGGTGGTGTGGGACGCGGTACCGGACGGCGGAACCAGTGCGGCCGGCCGGCTCACGATCCGCGGTTCCACTACGTTCGGATCGGTGACGGCGGTGGTCGACGTGGTCGATGCGTACGCCGGCCTTCACTGCGACCGGACGATCACCGGCCAGTACTCCGGGCAGCTGAAGGTGACCGGCGGCGTGACGTGCCTGGACGGAGCGACGATGTCGGGTCCGGTGTCGGTGCAGGCCGGAGCCTCACTGCAGGTGAACGACGCGGTGATCAGTGGCCGGGTGAACGCGGAAGGCGCTGGTACCGTCGTGGTCTGCGGCACCCAGATCTTCGGCCCGGTGAGCGTATCCGGGGGTTCGTCGGTGACCTTCGGCAACCCACGGCTGGGTTGTGCCCGGAACACGATCATCGGTCGGTTGGCGGTGACCGGGACGCAATGGTGGAACGTGATCGCCGGGAACGCGGTCAACGGCCCGTTGTCGTGCAGCAACAACGCCGTACCGCCCGTGAACAACGGATTCACCAACGCCGTGACGGGCCCGAAGTCAGGACAATGCAGCACGCTGTAG